From the Clostridium sp. Marseille-P299 genome, one window contains:
- a CDS encoding MFS transporter: MFTLLIIIYLSFISLGLPDSLLGSAWPVIHKDLSVSLSLAGVISMIISCGTVVSSFLSTRIIKRFGTGVTTAISVAMTAVALIGFSLSNSFFLLCLWAIPLGLGAGSVDAALNNFVAMYYKAKHMNWLHCFWGIGATSGPIIMSFALKNNSNWHTGYLTVGIIQSILVVVLVISLPLWKRTVSMNTKTDTNDILAISFKQLIKIPNVKVVLLSFFCYCALEATTGLWAGSYAVSIHNIPTKTAATWTSLYYLGITFGRFISGFISMKFENKQLVRMGQLFILAGILLYFLPLPVWKIPIGLCLIGFGCAPIYPSMLHETPKLFGSNLSQAMMGVQMAFAYIGTTFMPPFFGLIAGNINIILLPVYLLIIIGIMIFCTEYTNIHKQAKNLK; this comes from the coding sequence ATGTTTACACTACTTATTATCATCTATCTATCCTTTATAAGTCTTGGATTACCAGACTCCTTACTTGGTTCCGCTTGGCCTGTAATTCATAAGGATTTATCAGTCTCTTTATCACTCGCTGGTGTTATCTCTATGATTATTTCTTGTGGAACTGTAGTTTCTAGTTTTCTAAGTACAAGAATTATTAAGCGATTCGGTACAGGTGTGACAACTGCAATCAGTGTCGCAATGACAGCAGTTGCATTAATTGGTTTTAGCTTATCAAATTCATTTTTTCTGCTTTGTCTATGGGCAATCCCTTTAGGTCTTGGTGCTGGTTCTGTAGATGCTGCATTAAATAATTTTGTAGCAATGTATTATAAAGCCAAACACATGAATTGGTTACATTGTTTCTGGGGCATTGGTGCAACGTCTGGACCAATCATTATGTCTTTCGCATTAAAAAATAATTCCAATTGGCATACAGGATACCTAACAGTAGGTATCATACAAAGTATCCTAGTTGTTGTTCTTGTTATTTCTTTACCCCTTTGGAAACGCACTGTTTCCATGAATACTAAGACCGACACGAACGATATTTTAGCTATATCATTTAAACAATTAATTAAAATACCTAATGTAAAAGTTGTTCTTCTCTCATTTTTTTGTTATTGTGCACTGGAGGCAACGACTGGTTTGTGGGCAGGTAGCTATGCAGTCTCCATACATAACATTCCTACAAAAACAGCAGCAACATGGACATCTTTATATTATTTAGGAATCACCTTTGGTAGATTCATATCTGGATTCATATCAATGAAATTTGAAAATAAACAATTAGTTCGTATGGGACAACTTTTTATTTTAGCTGGAATTCTATTATACTTTCTCCCACTACCAGTTTGGAAGATACCAATTGGTCTATGCCTCATCGGTTTTGGTTGTGCACCAATATACCCAAGCATGCTTCATGAAACTCCAAAACTATTTGGTTCTAATCTTTCACAAGCTATGATGGGCGTTCAAATGGCATTTGCATATATCGGTACTACTTTTATGCCACCCTTCTTTGGACTAATTGCAGGTAATATCAACATCATTCTATTGCCAGTATATCTACTTATAATTATAGGGATTATGATATTTTGTACAGAATATACGAATATACATAAGCAAGCAAAGAACTTAAAATAA
- a CDS encoding peptidylprolyl isomerase, translated as MAEKNPIVTIEMENGDKIVAELYPEVAPNTVNNFISLVKKGFYDGLIFHRVINGFMIQGGCPDCNGTGGPGYSIKGEFSQNGFENNLKHTEGVLSMARAMMPDSAGSQFFIMHKNSPHLDGAYAAFGKVTEGMDVVDKIAVVSTDWSDRPTQTQRMKSVTVDTFGVEYPEPETV; from the coding sequence ATGGCAGAAAAAAATCCAATCGTTACTATTGAAATGGAAAATGGTGATAAGATTGTTGCTGAACTTTATCCTGAAGTAGCACCTAATACAGTAAATAACTTTATTTCACTTGTTAAAAAAGGTTTTTATGACGGGTTAATATTCCATAGAGTTATAAATGGTTTTATGATTCAAGGCGGATGCCCAGATTGCAACGGTACTGGTGGCCCTGGCTACTCTATTAAAGGTGAATTCTCACAAAATGGATTTGAAAACAACTTAAAACATACAGAAGGTGTTCTTTCCATGGCACGTGCTATGATGCCTGATTCCGCAGGTTCTCAGTTCTTTATCATGCACAAAAATTCTCCACACTTAGATGGTGCTTATGCTGCATTTGGTAAAGTAACAGAAGGTATGGACGTTGTTGATAAAATCGCTGTTGTATCTACTGACTGGTCTGATCGTCCAACACAAACACAACGTATGAAGAGTGTAACTGTAGATACTTTCGGTGTTGAATATCCAGAACCAGAAACAGTTTAG
- a CDS encoding SLC13 family permease: protein MKTLKNVIKTQAVLVISMIAALITCIFVPLDKEYLGYFDMRTLACLYGTLAVIGALKNVHFFEILARQIVLRLHNTRNAILGVVLITLVASMLFTNDMALLSFLPLGFFILDSTNNRKYLAFTFIMQNMAANLGGMITPFGNPQNLYLYSYFQIPTGEFFGIMFLPFVVSAILIIICCMFVKSEKLSLKEESNYQIDYKRIIIYCLLFVCSILIVFRVIPYVIGAVLITIVLLLMDKKAIKEVNYPLLLTFCAFFVFSGNMARIPQVQMFFEKVLPINPLLFGVLCCQVISNVPAAVLLSKFTFDYNTLLVAVNIGGCGTLIASLASLITFSELKKCHPKATKQFMFLFSIFNIGFLAILFIVQIVFG, encoded by the coding sequence ATGAAGACATTAAAAAATGTAATAAAAACGCAAGCCGTTCTTGTAATCTCTATGATTGCAGCTTTGATTACTTGCATTTTTGTTCCACTAGATAAGGAATATCTAGGATATTTTGATATGCGAACACTTGCTTGTCTATATGGTACATTAGCAGTAATTGGTGCGTTGAAAAACGTCCATTTTTTTGAAATATTAGCAAGACAAATTGTTTTAAGATTACATAATACAAGAAATGCAATCCTAGGTGTAGTATTAATTACGCTTGTTGCATCTATGCTTTTTACAAATGATATGGCATTGCTTTCTTTTTTACCTTTAGGATTTTTTATACTTGATAGTACAAACAATCGAAAGTACTTAGCATTTACCTTTATCATGCAAAATATGGCTGCAAATTTAGGGGGGATGATAACACCTTTTGGAAATCCTCAGAATTTATACCTGTATTCTTATTTTCAAATTCCAACGGGGGAATTTTTTGGAATTATGTTTCTTCCGTTTGTTGTATCTGCAATATTAATTATAATTTGTTGCATGTTTGTGAAATCAGAGAAGTTATCTTTAAAAGAAGAAAGTAATTATCAAATAGATTATAAAAGAATCATCATATATTGTTTGTTGTTTGTTTGTTCCATTCTTATTGTTTTTCGTGTGATTCCTTATGTAATAGGAGCGGTACTGATTACCATTGTTTTATTACTTATGGATAAGAAGGCAATAAAAGAAGTGAACTACCCACTTTTACTTACCTTTTGTGCGTTTTTTGTTTTCTCAGGAAATATGGCAAGAATACCACAAGTGCAGATGTTTTTTGAAAAAGTTCTTCCTATAAATCCGTTATTATTTGGAGTATTATGCTGCCAAGTAATTAGTAATGTTCCTGCAGCGGTTCTCCTATCAAAATTTACATTTGATTATAATACGCTTTTAGTTGCTGTAAATATAGGTGGCTGCGGTACTTTGATTGCTTCTTTGGCAAGTTTAATAACCTTTAGTGAATTAAAAAAATGTCATCCAAAGGCAACAAAGCAATTTATGTTTTTATTTAGTATTTTTAATATAGGATTTCTTGCAATTTTATTTATTGTTCAAATAGTTTTCGGTTAA
- a CDS encoding aminoglycoside phosphotransferase family protein, giving the protein MDIDIYKFLKKLNINSSEVTAIGNHDLNRHFVYSFLEDNVEKVIKIYYVDYRLQKELEAYQIAKKSKIPTAKVLSYGRLDNHDYLIMEKVFGETLIKELNNTPNLSAIYKEMGEYLGALHNNRSNIPKDYKKTWMEQVSSCNNILMNLNCQDSTKQIFKDAYKIFTEEIEYITLNDIPFGYCHRDFDERNVMVKEGNISAIIDFEKSKYWNTELDLVQLYRKTLLGNLNLRNAFMEGYKSVMELQEAFNERLYLYLIADCLENCCWAYDQARSYFDENVEFLEKYLCEKGLGRLLY; this is encoded by the coding sequence ATGGATATCGATATTTATAAATTCCTTAAAAAATTGAATATAAATTCAAGTGAAGTTACTGCAATTGGTAATCATGACTTGAATCGCCATTTTGTTTATAGTTTTCTTGAGGATAATGTTGAGAAGGTAATAAAGATATATTATGTAGATTATCGATTGCAAAAAGAACTGGAAGCTTATCAAATCGCTAAGAAAAGTAAAATTCCAACTGCCAAAGTTCTTTCCTATGGTCGGTTAGATAATCATGATTATTTAATTATGGAAAAGGTTTTTGGTGAGACATTAATAAAAGAATTGAATAATACACCTAATCTTTCTGCAATATATAAAGAGATGGGTGAATATCTTGGAGCTCTACATAATAATCGTTCTAATATTCCTAAAGATTATAAAAAAACATGGATGGAACAGGTATCCTCTTGCAATAATATCTTAATGAATCTGAATTGCCAAGATAGTACAAAACAAATTTTTAAGGATGCTTATAAAATATTTACAGAAGAAATAGAATATATTACCTTGAATGATATACCATTTGGATACTGTCATAGAGATTTTGATGAGAGAAATGTTATGGTGAAAGAGGGCAATATATCAGCAATTATTGACTTTGAAAAATCAAAATATTGGAATACTGAATTGGATTTGGTTCAACTATACCGGAAGACATTACTAGGTAATCTGAATTTACGGAACGCATTTATGGAAGGTTACAAAAGTGTTATGGAACTACAAGAGGCATTTAATGAGAGATTATATCTCTATTTAATCGCTGATTGTCTTGAGAACTGTTGCTGGGCGTATGATCAAGCCAGGTCTTATTTTGATGAGAATGTAGAATTTTTAGAGAAGTATTTATGTGAAAAGGGTTTAGGAAGGTTACTATATTAA
- a CDS encoding iron chaperone — translation MNEGSQLIKEYINGYSDDIQSKLFKLRDIILEAEPDLSERISWQMPTFYLNGNVIHFAANKKHIGIYPGEQAIVKFEERLKPYKTSKGAIQIPYDEELDKELIQDIVKFNVLVNKNRD, via the coding sequence ATGAATGAAGGAAGTCAGCTAATTAAAGAATATATCAACGGCTATTCGGATGATATTCAATCAAAACTTTTTAAGCTAAGGGATATTATTTTAGAAGCAGAACCCGATTTGTCGGAGAGGATAAGTTGGCAGATGCCAACCTTTTATCTAAATGGAAATGTAATACATTTTGCAGCGAATAAGAAACATATTGGAATTTATCCAGGAGAACAAGCCATTGTTAAGTTTGAAGAAAGGTTGAAACCATACAAGACGTCAAAGGGCGCGATTCAAATCCCTTATGATGAAGAGTTAGATAAAGAGCTAATACAAGATATTGTTAAGTTTAATGTGCTGGTAAATAAGAATAGAGATTAA
- a CDS encoding GntR family transcriptional regulator — MMDIKLQSKKEKENNREYAYRILHSNIMTLQLPPGSILNEGELSQLLSVSRTPVHEAIIKLQSEYLVNVYPQSASKVSLINVEFLKEGLFLRSIIEPAIIKKIAGLVSSQGLLPLQENLEQQLLAISSEDPINTFFNLDDEFHHLIYDLANKQNTWYSVKSVCSHYDRARYIDAIFNKTDLKDIYNEHKKIYHYVLMGITQEVEFDQFYKNHLHTFDKGFDKLIEHYSQYFII, encoded by the coding sequence ATGATGGATATAAAACTTCAAAGTAAAAAAGAAAAAGAAAACAATAGAGAATATGCATATCGAATACTTCATAGTAACATTATGACATTACAACTTCCTCCTGGGTCTATTTTAAATGAAGGTGAATTATCTCAGTTACTTTCCGTAAGCAGAACCCCAGTTCATGAAGCGATCATTAAATTACAATCTGAATATCTAGTTAATGTGTACCCACAAAGTGCTTCTAAAGTGTCTTTGATTAATGTTGAATTTCTTAAAGAGGGATTGTTTTTACGTTCCATTATAGAACCTGCCATTATTAAAAAAATAGCTGGTTTAGTAAGTTCACAGGGATTGCTTCCACTACAGGAAAATCTAGAACAGCAATTATTGGCAATTAGCTCAGAAGACCCAATTAATACTTTTTTTAATTTGGATGATGAGTTCCATCACTTAATATACGATTTAGCAAACAAGCAAAATACATGGTATTCTGTAAAAAGCGTATGTTCACATTATGATAGAGCAAGATATATTGACGCAATTTTTAACAAAACGGACCTAAAAGACATTTATAATGAGCACAAAAAAATATATCATTATGTACTTATGGGTATCACTCAAGAAGTAGAGTTTGACCAGTTTTATAAAAATCACTTACACACTTTTGATAAAGGATTTGATAAATTAATTGAACATTATTCTCAATATTTTATTATATAA
- a CDS encoding zinc-binding alcohol dehydrogenase family protein: protein MKAIKVLEPFKVEIVDVPNPKITKPDDVIVKVTSGGICGSDIGIWNGTNSLATYPRIIGHEFGGIVTEIGTGVTSVKVGDKVAVDPVVSCGHCYACKIGRHNVCSTLEVTGVHRDGGFTEYVVASEKNLHKFHTDFDNTLLGLVEPYTIGVEINNRAQIHQGDKVLIMGCGPIGICAMQVAKRNGATVMMTDLVKERLEKAKSMGADEIVLVSEENLEERIASFTGGEGVPVVVDTVCVPASFEQSVQLASPAGRVVVIGLRNQPSEITMADITKKELTIVGSRLNNDCFDEVIAGFEDGTLNPELLKTRVFNYKDIMEAFTMIKEHPQDVLKIVLQFED from the coding sequence ATGAAAGCGATTAAAGTTTTAGAACCTTTTAAGGTAGAAATTGTTGATGTTCCGAATCCTAAGATTACCAAACCAGACGATGTTATAGTTAAAGTTACTTCTGGCGGTATTTGTGGTTCTGATATTGGTATATGGAATGGAACAAATTCTTTAGCTACTTATCCTAGAATTATTGGACATGAGTTTGGTGGGATTGTAACAGAAATTGGTACAGGAGTAACTAGTGTTAAAGTGGGGGATAAGGTTGCTGTTGATCCAGTTGTTAGTTGTGGGCATTGTTATGCGTGCAAGATTGGTCGCCATAATGTGTGCTCTACACTAGAAGTAACTGGTGTACATAGAGACGGTGGATTTACTGAGTATGTTGTTGCAAGTGAAAAAAATCTTCATAAATTTCATACAGACTTTGATAATACTTTATTAGGTCTTGTAGAACCATATACGATTGGTGTGGAGATAAATAATAGAGCGCAAATACATCAAGGAGATAAGGTATTAATAATGGGATGCGGACCAATTGGTATTTGTGCAATGCAAGTTGCAAAAAGAAATGGTGCAACTGTTATGATGACAGATTTAGTAAAAGAGCGTTTGGAAAAAGCAAAGAGCATGGGAGCAGATGAGATTGTTCTTGTTTCTGAAGAAAATTTAGAAGAAAGAATCGCAAGTTTTACAGGTGGTGAAGGTGTGCCAGTAGTTGTAGATACGGTATGTGTTCCAGCTTCCTTTGAACAATCGGTACAATTAGCAAGTCCAGCAGGTAGAGTAGTGGTTATTGGACTAAGAAATCAACCTTCTGAAATTACTATGGCAGACATTACAAAGAAAGAACTAACGATTGTTGGTTCAAGATTAAATAATGATTGTTTTGATGAGGTAATTGCTGGGTTTGAAGATGGTACATTAAATCCTGAACTATTAAAAACAAGAGTATTTAATTATAAAGATATAATGGAAGCATTTACGATGATCAAAGAGCATCCACAAGATGTGTTAAAAATAGTTCTTCAGTTTGAAGATTAA
- the uxuA gene encoding mannonate dehydratase, which translates to MKMSFRWYGEDDAVTLQKIRQIPNMSTIVTAVYDVPVGEVWSRESIAKLKKQVEEAGLAFEVIESVPVHEDIKLGKPTRDRYIENYKENIRRLGEAGVKVICYNFMPVFDWTRTQLDKELPDGSTALVYYAEQIEKMDPLTGELTLPGWDSSYTKETLKQVFDEYAKITEEDLWSNLEYFLKEIIPVAEQADVKMAIHEDDPPWSIFGLPRIITGEENLDRMLGLVDSEYNGLTLCTGSLGASSKNDMVLLADKYSAMKRVHFVHLRNVKLLEGGFEESAHFSECGSLDMVAIVRALHKNGFDGYIRPDHGRMIWGETGRPGYGLYDRALGATYINGIWETLDKIDK; encoded by the coding sequence ATGAAGATGTCATTTCGTTGGTATGGGGAAGATGATGCTGTAACTTTACAGAAGATTCGTCAAATACCAAATATGAGCACAATTGTAACAGCGGTATATGATGTTCCAGTAGGAGAAGTGTGGAGCAGAGAAAGTATTGCAAAATTAAAGAAACAAGTAGAAGAAGCTGGATTAGCATTTGAAGTAATTGAAAGTGTTCCAGTTCATGAAGATATTAAGTTAGGAAAACCAACAAGAGATCGTTATATTGAAAATTATAAAGAAAATATTAGAAGACTTGGTGAAGCAGGTGTTAAAGTAATTTGCTATAACTTTATGCCAGTGTTTGATTGGACAAGAACTCAATTAGACAAAGAGCTTCCAGATGGTTCTACAGCGTTGGTGTATTATGCAGAGCAAATTGAAAAAATGGATCCACTTACTGGAGAATTAACTCTTCCTGGTTGGGATTCTAGTTATACAAAGGAAACTTTAAAGCAAGTATTTGATGAATATGCCAAAATTACAGAAGAAGACTTGTGGTCAAACTTAGAGTATTTCTTAAAAGAAATAATACCAGTTGCTGAACAAGCAGATGTTAAGATGGCAATTCACGAGGATGATCCACCATGGAGTATCTTTGGTTTACCAAGAATAATAACGGGAGAAGAAAATCTGGATCGCATGCTTGGTTTGGTGGATAGTGAATATAATGGTCTTACTTTATGTACAGGTTCCTTAGGCGCTTCAAGTAAAAATGACATGGTACTATTAGCGGACAAGTATTCTGCGATGAAACGTGTACATTTTGTACATCTTCGCAATGTTAAGTTGTTAGAAGGAGGATTTGAAGAATCTGCACATTTCTCAGAGTGCGGTAGCTTAGATATGGTTGCTATCGTAAGAGCATTGCATAAGAATGGTTTTGATGGTTACATTAGACCGGACCACGGAAGAATGATTTGGGGTGAAACAGGTAGACCAGGATATGGATTATATGACAGAGCTTTAGGAGCGACGTATATTAATGGAATATGGGAGACATTAGATAAAATAGATAAATAG
- a CDS encoding mannitol dehydrogenase family protein has protein sequence MRLTSESLKDRKLWEEAGFSLPQFDVEAMKKTTIEKPTWIHFGAGNIFRAFPANVQQNILNAGKANTGIIVAEGFDYEIIEKMYKPNDNLSVLVTLKADGTIAKTVVASIAESLTVNPENEEEWNRLKDIFSAPSLQMVSFTITEKGYNLYNSNGSFLDLVAADFNNGPKEPVSYIGKIAALLYQRYQAGKYGLSLVSMDNCSHNGTKLYEAVVAYAKAWVEKGLVEEGFLTYINDPNLIAFPWSMIDKITPRPDDSVKEMLKKSGFNDVDSIVTSKNTYVAPFVNAEEAQYLVIEDAFPNGRPNLDESGVIFTDKETVDKVEKMKVCTCLNPLHTALAIFGCLLDYTLIADEMKDLELKKLVEIIGYQEGLPVVVDPGIIRPKDFIDEVLKQRIPNPFIPDTPQRIATDTSQKLGIRFGETIKAYQKSEHLNVSDLKLIPLTLAAWCRYLMAIDDNGKKFTPSSDPMLENVMPYLKGIEPGSKIDFHEKLQPILSNEKIFGVNLYEVGLGEKVEAYFAELVSGPGAVRNTLKKYTE, from the coding sequence ATGAGGTTAACAAGTGAGTCTTTGAAAGACAGAAAACTATGGGAAGAGGCTGGATTTTCTTTACCACAGTTTGATGTAGAAGCCATGAAGAAAACTACGATTGAGAAGCCGACATGGATTCATTTTGGAGCAGGTAATATTTTTCGTGCATTTCCTGCAAATGTGCAACAAAATATTTTAAATGCAGGTAAGGCTAACACAGGAATTATTGTCGCAGAGGGCTTTGACTATGAAATAATTGAGAAAATGTACAAACCCAATGATAATCTTAGTGTTTTGGTTACATTAAAAGCGGATGGCACAATTGCTAAAACAGTGGTAGCAAGTATTGCAGAATCATTAACGGTGAATCCTGAAAATGAGGAAGAGTGGAATAGGTTAAAAGATATTTTTAGTGCTCCTTCTCTTCAAATGGTAAGTTTTACGATTACAGAAAAGGGGTATAACTTATACAATTCAAATGGAAGTTTTCTTGATCTAGTTGCAGCAGATTTTAATAATGGTCCGAAAGAGCCTGTTAGCTATATTGGAAAAATAGCTGCCTTACTGTATCAAAGATATCAAGCTGGAAAGTATGGTCTTTCATTAGTAAGTATGGATAATTGTTCTCACAATGGAACGAAGTTATATGAAGCGGTAGTAGCTTATGCAAAAGCATGGGTGGAAAAAGGATTGGTAGAAGAAGGATTTTTAACTTATATTAATGACCCTAACTTAATTGCTTTTCCATGGAGTATGATTGATAAAATTACACCAAGACCAGATGATAGCGTTAAAGAAATGCTTAAAAAGTCTGGATTTAATGATGTAGATTCTATTGTTACAAGTAAAAATACATATGTTGCTCCATTTGTAAATGCAGAAGAAGCACAATACTTAGTAATTGAAGATGCCTTTCCAAATGGAAGACCTAACTTAGATGAATCTGGAGTTATTTTTACGGATAAAGAGACTGTAGATAAGGTTGAGAAGATGAAAGTATGCACTTGCTTAAATCCATTACATACAGCTCTTGCTATCTTCGGATGCTTATTAGATTATACTTTGATTGCAGATGAGATGAAGGATTTAGAGCTTAAAAAATTAGTTGAAATCATAGGGTATCAAGAAGGCTTACCAGTTGTGGTTGATCCAGGAATTATTCGTCCGAAAGATTTTATTGATGAAGTGTTAAAACAGCGTATCCCAAATCCATTCATTCCAGATACACCTCAAAGAATTGCTACAGATACATCTCAAAAACTAGGAATTCGTTTTGGTGAAACCATTAAGGCTTATCAAAAGAGTGAGCATTTAAATGTATCTGATTTGAAATTGATTCCTCTTACTTTAGCTGCTTGGTGTAGATATCTAATGGCTATTGATGATAATGGAAAGAAATTTACTCCAAGCTCAGATCCTATGCTAGAGAACGTTATGCCTTATCTTAAAGGGATTGAACCAGGAAGTAAAATTGATTTCCATGAGAAGTTACAACCTATTTTGTCAAATGAAAAAATATTTGGTGTTAACTTATATGAAGTAGGTTTGGGAGAAAAGGTTGAAGCTTATTTTGCTGAATTAGTATCGGGTCCTGGGGCTGTTCGAAATACTTTAAAAAAATATACTGAGTGA